A stretch of Microbispora sp. ZYX-F-249 DNA encodes these proteins:
- a CDS encoding type II toxin-antitoxin system PemK/MazF family toxin → MTHRFGELWTVQLADREEVRLIVSGDFYHTLYGDNVLTAYVEAADLATTLTAFSVDVGGGRAAMVDRITTVHSGRLKEKVGDLPQARLADVRGMLAAIFGFAS, encoded by the coding sequence GTGACCCACCGGTTCGGGGAACTCTGGACGGTCCAGCTCGCCGACCGCGAAGAGGTACGCCTGATCGTATCCGGCGACTTCTACCACACCCTCTACGGCGACAACGTGCTCACCGCGTACGTCGAAGCCGCCGACCTGGCCACCACGTTGACGGCGTTCTCCGTCGACGTCGGTGGCGGCCGGGCGGCGATGGTCGACCGCATCACAACCGTGCACAGCGGCCGGCTGAAGGAGAAAGTGGGCGACCTGCCGCAGGCGCGGCTCGCCGACGTCCGAGGCATGCTCGCCGCCATCTTCGGCTTCGCCAGCTGA
- a CDS encoding type IV secretory system conjugative DNA transfer family protein, with the protein MSRVPGPKAPVIPGHAFGGWFLLAALWGIAAVTVVVWAAARLTALLTGGTVAPLGTGFVADVVHGRTAHAWPGTPTWAVAGIAAVLAVAAAAVTLPVCRAVLRRLPVAGDPVAALARNPRLAAFQALPTAHKAIRLRTSLAVRRPDDLQPGETGLELGEQLLPRGRGPVLYSSWEDTEVDLMAPRSGKTTARSIPHVLSAPGAVVATSNKEDLWAATAELRERRGRVWLFDPQSITYQPQRWWWNPLRALATVEDAHRLAGHFVLTVEDPGKRDLWGPAAQDLLSALFLAAATSGRTLHHVARWLDEPAVPTPCELLAEAG; encoded by the coding sequence GTGAGCCGGGTCCCGGGACCGAAGGCGCCGGTCATCCCCGGGCACGCGTTCGGCGGATGGTTTCTGCTGGCCGCGCTGTGGGGTATCGCCGCCGTGACCGTGGTGGTGTGGGCGGCGGCCAGGCTCACCGCGCTCCTCACCGGCGGCACGGTGGCCCCGCTGGGGACTGGGTTCGTCGCCGACGTCGTGCACGGCCGTACGGCCCACGCCTGGCCGGGCACGCCCACCTGGGCGGTCGCGGGGATCGCCGCGGTGCTGGCCGTGGCCGCCGCCGCGGTGACGCTGCCGGTGTGCCGGGCGGTGCTGCGCCGCCTTCCCGTCGCGGGGGACCCCGTCGCGGCGCTGGCCCGCAACCCGCGACTGGCCGCCTTCCAGGCCCTGCCCACCGCGCACAAGGCGATCCGCCTGCGCACCTCCCTCGCCGTGCGGAGACCGGACGACCTGCAGCCGGGGGAGACCGGGCTGGAGCTCGGCGAGCAGCTGCTGCCGCGCGGGCGCGGCCCGGTGCTGTATTCCAGCTGGGAGGACACCGAGGTCGATCTCATGGCGCCCCGCTCGGGTAAGACCACGGCGCGCAGCATCCCGCACGTGCTGTCGGCGCCTGGCGCGGTCGTGGCCACCAGCAACAAGGAGGATCTGTGGGCCGCCACCGCCGAGCTGCGCGAGCGGCGGGGCAGGGTGTGGTTGTTCGACCCGCAGTCCATCACCTACCAGCCGCAGCGCTGGTGGTGGAACCCCCTGCGCGCACTGGCGACGGTCGAGGATGCCCACCGCCTGGCCGGGCACTTCGTGCTCACCGTCGAGGATCCCGGCAAGCGGGACCTGTGGGGGCCCGCCGCCCAGGACCTGCTGTCGGCGCTGTTCCTCGCCGCGGCGACCTCCGGCCGCACCCTGCACCACGTGGCCCGCTGGTTGGATGAGCCCGCCGTCCCTACCCCGTGTGAGCTGCTCGCCGAGGCGGGC